A region from the Diorhabda sublineata isolate icDioSubl1.1 chromosome X, icDioSubl1.1, whole genome shotgun sequence genome encodes:
- the LOC130451833 gene encoding uncharacterized protein LOC130451833 — protein sequence MKMLSRKIIALIILRRRIIKKRLREHWVHPILSDRLVSGKFYTMHSKLLDYPKKFFAYYRMSITSFNELVKLIGPAIAKEDTNLRLSIPVEERLSVTIRYLATGASFNTLSFDYLMGASTIRDITKTTCEQIWNILQPLYMSTKEEGDWIKIADEFYSRTNFPNIIGAIDGKHIRMIQPEHSGSSYFNYKKFFSCVLMAWTDADYKFVYIDVGSYGTASDSEIFKSSEMGKRLSQNRLNIPSGRQLPNDNVGDVIPFSVVGDEAFGLGNHILRPYAKRNLNYTKRIFNYRHTRARRMVECTFGILGNKWRIFHRPMDVNINFCVKIIKACCVLHNYVRIKDGINFTETLYNCPMNNLTINEDNRGRNNMNNVRQYMSSYFISPGGAIPCQYNKV from the exons ATGAAAATGTTGTCCAGAAAAATTATTGCTCTCATCATACTCCGGAGGAGGATAATCAAGAAGAGATTGCGAGAGCATTGGGTGCATCCCATTCTCAGTGACAGATTAGTTAGTGGAAAATTTTACACTATGCATTCCAAATTACTTGATTACCCGAAAAAATTTTTCGCCTATTATCGAATGAGCATTACCAGCTTCAATGAACTTGTCAAGCTAATTGGACCAGCAATAGCGAAGGAGGATACAAATTTAAGACTTTCTATACCTGTGGAGGAGAGATTGAGCGTTACGATAAG atatCTGGCTACAGGAGCTAGTTTCAATACATTATCTTTTGATTATCTGATGGGAGCTTCTACAATACGAGATATTACTAAAACTACATGTGAGCAAATATGGAATATACTTCAACCATTGTATATGTCAACCAAAGAAGAAGGCGACTGGATTAAAATCGCAGACGAATTCTATAGTCGCACAAACTTTCCAAACATCATTGGAGCAATTGATGGCAAACATATACGGATGATACAGCCAGAACATTCCGGTTCATCATATTTTAactacaaaaagtttttttcgtgCGTGTTAATGGCTTGGACAGACGCAgattataaatttgtatatatagaCGTTGGTTCTTATGGAACAGCTAGTGATTCGGAAATATTTAAATCATCAGAAATGGGTAAACGGCTGTCCCAAAACCGATTAAATATTCCCTCCGGAAGGCAATTGCCTAATGATAATGTCGGAGATGTTATTCCATTCTCTGTCGTAGGGGATGAAGCGTTTGGACTTGGCAATCATATACTACGTCCTTAtgcaaaaagaaatttaaactACACCAAACGAATTTTCAACTATAGACATACAAGAGCTCGACGAATGGTTGAGTGTACTTTTGGGATTCTTGGTAACAAATGGCGTATATTTCACCGACCAATGGatgtcaatatcaatttttgtgtCAAAATAATTAAAGCTTGCTGTGTCCTGCATAATTATGTAAGAATCAAAGATGGAATAAATTTCACAGAAACTCTCTACAATTGTCCCATGAATAACTTAACTATAAATGAAGACAACCGAggaagaaataatatgaataacgTGCGACAGTACATGTCGTCATACTTTATTTCTCCCGGAGGCGCGATTCCGTGTCAATATAACAAagtgtaa